TAACCAAAAAAGTAAGACGAAAAGAAGGCAAAGTTATGACGTCAAATCtctgtatttcatacaagctcccatactaagagaacgttttgacgtttgataaaaagttgctttgACTAGTAGGCGCCATCCCTATTATAacataactagcgacccgccccggcttcgcatgtGTAGCTTGAGAGGAACAATTCCACCATACATTGTTTTTGTGTAACGCAGCGCCCACGGAAGCTCTCAGTTGAGACGATTTTTTCCGACTTAATTcgcattattacaattttaataagGATCTCAAATTTTCTATGTATGTCaatcaggaataatgtagctttctactggtaaaagaattttcaaaatcgcttcagtagttccagagactacacacacagagacaaacaaacttacaaactttagctgtataacattagtgtgattgaATTCCAGGTGTCATCGCAGGCGCCGCACCAGCCTCACCAGATATTCCTGGCGCAAGTCTCCGGCCAGGAGGAGAGCTAGTGCACGCTCAAACGAGAGCCGGACGACGGACACTCTCCTTAACTCTCAGAACCTCACCGTGGACACTCACCTTAAGACTCAGTGGCCAGTGTGTTGTGTAAATACTGTTTGGTGTAGATTCTAAtatctttctctaaactaaattgtaaGTAATTGCATCTTATTCTTTTTAATActgctaaaaaaggacagaaaagaaaattttaaattaaaacctcTCAGTGCTACTTTATGGTTTGacagtttaaattaaataattttgtctATTACTTAaaacattggtaagaaaaagacgCCAATACTCCAAAAAAagttgccaacagaatcagtaccaattgtttattagtaattattattatcaagtgAAAAGTACTGATACCAATATGAGCTGATCATAATCCTTTATTTTGCCAGAAAACATGTAACAATGGGTGTATATggttgacgacctccctggcagtagtgagcgctgtggtcctatgagtgggaggtcccgcgttcgattcctggcaggcgCATTTGGGAAATTGTTTCCTAAATTGTATTTGGTTTAcgctggtggaaggcttcggatgtggctagttaccactctaccggcaaagctgtgccgccaagcgatttagcgtaccagtacgatgccgtgtagaaaccaaagggggtataggtttaataaaaactgccacaccccttccaagttagcccgctttcatcttgactgcatcgtcacttaccaccaggtgagattgcagtcaagggctaacttgtacaaataataaaaaatctctgtaccatatttcgtcacagatgggccgtgaaaacgtagcagacagacagatacactttcgcatttataatattagtatggataatgtgACGGTATTTTTTACGCTTCATTAAATTAGTTTTAGCGCTATTTTTTATGATCAGTGACATAAATAGATCAGGAAAGTAAATGGTTCCCTATACATTGGTATTCatagatatataataataatagtattatttacataatatatttaagtatatagAATTAATCTCTGGTTCTATCGTTTTAAGAGTTAGAATACATAGATATGTACATATGATACATAAGTGTAAGGgtcggcgcacatatggcggagcgcagcgcgcagagcatttttcacaggcAAAGTACTAttgacattgtcctcattgaaataatatctaaaatcaactGTGCAGCCgttactcgcgcatccgcgcgcagtcccgcgcgtgctcgcgtaTTCCCTgatagaaattcgcgtaatgtgtctcGCGATTAgtaaacttcgcgggcatgctctgcgctgcgctccgccatatgtgcgccggcccttaattGAAGAAGTGACAAAAGGAATCACTAACCTCGACTATaccctatccgcggaaagaacttaatatagcgctctctcggttacgtaattccatacaaatgatagagacaaaaatctctgtgggcgctaaccattttgagtcaccaaccaattacaaaagaaactatgttttctaatcaAATTTCGAACGTTTTTCGAAAATATTTACATCGCTTTATGAAAtgttgtaaaatattttgtaaaaagtttTGTCTGCTAAAAAACTAggaataagtatatttttatttatacttcaCTTTATTGATATGTAATCATTTATCGTCTGAAATAATAGAATTGaaggatttttgtttttgttactgttaaaaaattaaatcttgattaaatcataataatctttttttacCTCTTACTCCTAGCATGATAAATAAGTACGCGCGTGcgatgcctttttggagtgttttttttttttttgttaaaagtggccagtttttgtgttttgctggtgttttttaatggtggaactgactgggaagcgctccagAGGCGCCGCGCcacgcgtgtgtcggcgagcgccagcaccgactaagtccatacttatacagtTTCCCTTATTTGTAAATAACTAACTACTTTTTACCTCTGCTGTAGCCTGTAACTCTTCTattcttctctctctctctctctctctctcttgtgAGATCAAAATGGCGGGAGTTACCATAGTCAGGATAATAATACAGCATACTCCGCCATTTTCGTACATTTAAATCACAGAGTTTTATATACCGGAAAATAAAACTCAAACAATATaaatctttatatttatttactagttaACACGCCCCGGATTCCCACGGGGTGCCTACTTCTTccatagacaaataaaatatatacaaaacaaaacaaaatgcgCATAACTTTACGTAAACCTAAGtgggttaattttattataattatcttattattatttattaagtaccgATTTGGCTCGATTAGGGAAGCGCATACCTaataatcagggggcacggcagtgcccccgccaagacgagccaaacggcggccggggcgctacgtacctactaataatatacaaaaattaattcaaaatatttacacaTAGAATAGAGCTATTAAGTATTACAATTTTCAATTAGCGATTCGCTTCCTTGTTTATAAGGGCATTCCTTCTACGGTGCGTTACCTACGCACTGCTAGaaggaatgcccttccggcttccgaTTCCCCCGTCAATCACGTTGGGACCTTCAAGAgggaataggcaccttctgggcaaGCGTGCTCCTCATACATCATGACCTACTTTGGTGTGCTTGACTGCATAGTCAAGCGCATGCCtgtttagttaaaataattattatctaactcTCATGGCCGCCTCAAGGTCGGCTTTGAGTAAGTGCTTAAAGGTGCGAATGCTCCTAAAATCTTCAATAAGAATTTCGCGCGTCCTGGTTTCCATATTTTCCATACAACGTTCATGCTCCTCTTTGGACCTGAAAGTTATATATAACTAAATTAACACCAACGAGACGAGAGAAAAAATGTAAATGTCGAACGGAAATGATAAAAAATGGGGATTTCATCAAAACCTGATTTTCATCATTTTCCGCGACATAAACAAACCTTATACTATATCTCCTACCTATATTATGCCGTCTAAGATGGaaatgggctaacttggaaaaggTATGGTAGTTTCAATAAACCGAGACCCCTTATCGGTTCCTACACGGCATTGAATCCGGCATTGCCCCTGCCAGAAgccgaacccgggacctcccccTTATAAGACCACTGCGTCATACAGGTCGTCAAAATTCTCTGCTTCTAcctgttctggagtggagaccgcgtaccggtaatcgcagtgtgggacgacctccagcccgctggaccgatgacctgaatgaaggtggcggggagcgggtggatgaagaaggcggaggaccatgtttggtggcgcgcttgGAAAGGCCTATTTCCAGCAgtgcatacaggctgatggatggtaTTTACCATTATTATAGCGAAGAATCGAGCATGGTATACGTACGTCCTATCGACCTGCGCCAGCGTCTGTTGCAACTGCTCCACCTGCGACTGCAGCTGTCGGAACTCCTCTTTGCGCTTTTGCTCCTTCCGCTCGCAGTCTGACTTTGTCTGGGCTTGCATTTTGATCATCCTGacaaataatacaaattagtTTAATCGTctacatacattacatacatgtctcaaaaaactaaactaaagtttattttatactcAAGTTGCTCATATCACTTGATTCCTCTGTAGGATAATGATAACAGTGTTCTAGGCTCTGGTTGTAAATatattagtttaattttttttaaaataatttaacttagtaggtattcattttattgtaattattaggTTTATTGTAtcttattattgtattgtacctactattgttATCAGAGCTGTGAAATTTAAGgaataacttttataatttgattgtgtaattctgtgggtagttcttttaacaaataaaataaaataaatctgtcTGTGGgttgtattcctcattgctgaggatcGTGACCCCTTTTCATTGATATATACCTAATGGTAGAAGTTTCTTGGGACAGCAAGAGGTCATTGTCAGAGGAGCTCGCTAGTTAATAGCATTATGTATCGAAGCAATTGCACAGTATACAGTTTAAAGAGCATGCTCATTTTAAGCATGCTATTAAGCATACTACTACTTGAATAGCATGTCTATTTGTACTATAATTGCCTTTTTGAATTGGAATGGCCTTGTAGAATGCTACTCACGAATTGCGTGTGTTCAGGAACATTTCATATAAAGTGGTATTAAGCTTTTCACGAACACTGGCCAGAACCTCGTTTCTCGTATcttctgaaataaataaaattaaacatttttaagaGCACCCTAAACCGAGATATCACTCGAGGGGGTAAAACAAAATGTTGACCTGGTTTGTACagtccgcgacaggtcgacatggcaatcggggtggggacgcccagAACACCCGCACATTCATTACGCAAACATAAACTGTTATTACGTTCAATTTATTCCCCGGTTAAACGTCActcgacgttggtgaaatcggcactaAACAGCAGAACCCCCGACCTGCCAAATAGGAGGAAGTCATCAAGCCTACTAGATCTATATTCTAATATACATTTACCTGCGGTGGTCGGCGCGCGGCGCTCGTTTTGGCAAAACCAATCTTCGACGCTGGAGCTGCCCGACTGAGTTGCCCCGCTGGCCAAAATGTCCTTCTCATCAAGCTTCTTCGCTCGGTCTTCGTTTGGTGTTAGCACTTGAGAACTCCTTGTCGATCGACTTTTGTCTTTAGTACTGTATGTCTTGCCCAATTTCCGCAGATCATATTGATTAGATGGCTTTTCTAGCTCAGATATCTTCAAAGGACGCCATTGTTCCTCCTCAAATGAGTGAGATTTTTTACTAGACATTATTTCTGAGAATGAAATCGGCGAGATAACAGATTTACAGACTCTCCGtgtatttgtattatttgttcGTTCTTTCTTTGATGGACTATCGGAAACCAGATGACGTGAAGGTGCGAGGTGTATAATATCTAATTCCTTTTGCGTTAGTCTTTCTATGGGAACGAAAggagttttaaaaacaaaaggtttTTTACGTATGTctttaaaatatgaattttcGGCGCTTTCAGTTCCTTCCTTTTCACAACTTTCTGTAGATACCTTTAAATCGTTCGTAAGTTTATTGTAAAATTGGAGGGCGCCTTCACTGAAGCCCTCTGTGTCTAAACTCCGCCGTATTATTGGTCTGTCGATGTCCTCAACTTGCGGCGGAGGTTCGTCGACATCGCCGTGTGCCGTGATCGGAGATGTTCCTACAgttgaaattgattttaaagCATGTATATCAAATCTGTCTAATACGACTaccagttttttgttttttgataTATTGCTATCATAAGATGACGATCTGGCGTTACGAACCGGTTCAGTCTCGATTactgtactattttttttactatcagaTCTTACATTTGGAGTAGCTTCACAAAATTCATCGTTGTGGACGTGTGATGTGTTAGAGTCGTCTACACATTTATTAACTAATTTGCCTAACATTACAATGGAATCGTCGACGTTTTCGGTCTCTTGCGCCACTTCGATTTTGAGACTCGGTAAAGGACTTATAGTTTCGCCATCGTCATTTTTGTCCGTAATTTTTACTAGTCGGTTTTtggatatattttttctttcttttgcaTGAAGGCTTCTGTTTTTAGTCCGCTTTTTTGTGGTTTTCGCGGTGGGAGCGGCAACTATTTCACATTCTTTCTCGTGTGGAACGAGTTCCATTTTAGGTCTTTTATAAAGTGGTTCCAGGTCAATCTTTGATTCTTCGTTACGAGTTTTGGTTATTAGAGATGTGTTTAATGCTTCAGCAGTAGCTTCTCTCATTCGCTCGTCCACTAAGTCTATTATGGGTTCCGGTGGTATAGGCATTTTTTCCACTTGTTCAGAACGTGCAATCGGTTTACCatttaaattatgttttggatTGGAATAAGGTTTAGATTTAGTCTGGCCACGCTTTAGATTTTTAGCTTTAACAGACTTTGCTTTATTTCGAGGGACAAGTTTCTTTCTCTTAAAATCCTCATCTGAATCCTCACTGCTACTCGACATATTGTACAAAGCATCTTTACCAATAACTGTCGTATCAACTAGCACAACTTTTTCCTCATCCACCGTTTTTTTAAGTAGGTCAAACAAGGTCGCGGTTTCAGTTTCCTTGGACTTTCGGTTGCGTAAATGTCGCGCTGCTGCTATTTTACGCATTTTCTCCAGTGCTTTATATGAAGTAGCGCCGGATGTCAGAGATTTGTATTCACCTGGTAAAACGCTGTTGTCTTCTTCGGTTTCAGACACGTAAATTCCTGTTTTTATATTGATTAAACTGTCATCTTTTATTGAATACAATTTACGCTTGCTTTTATTTAGTGGGGTTTCTATTTTTTCAGCAGTCAGCGATTTCTTGCCGGGCAATATGCGGGTTCtgttttttaaacttaattcgCTTTCTTTTTCATCGACCGAGGGCAATTTATCCTTTCTTTCCTTCTTTGTTTTGTCCTTTTCTTTGAGACTAACTGTTGGTTTTCtatattttgttctattgtCATCAACTGCTGGACTTGGAGTGTTCTCTATGAATGCAGTGTTTGAGTCATCAGTTGTTGTAAAATCTCTTACAAGGGTGGGCTTCCGGATGAATTCTCTTATACCAAATTGTCTTGATCTAATAGTTACATCTTTAAGTACACTGCCACGCTCACGAGTATTCTCCACGAGACGAGATCGTTTGTAGTCTAAAGCCTCTTGGACGAGTAGTTTCACTATGTCGCTTTTTTTGGTGGATGGATCATTGTTAACATTTTCATCTGTTAGTTTACTCTGTGAGTTTAAGTTTCCGCTGTTAAGGCTGCTAGGATTAGGTTGGCTAAAGGGTAAATGTCTCGTCCTCTCCGACATCTCAGAGTCACTCTGTAGCTTTGGGGTTTTGCTTACCCTAGACATATCTACTTCCTTATATACATGTGCCATCTTAAATGTCTTGCAACCTTTCCTGAAGGTGAAAAAAATCACAACatagtatctatactaataaattaaattggagtgtctgtctgtaatttcgaaataactacctcatattaagctcatatggttatttgaacgataccataactgaatcacacgtttttaaaatttttgtctgtctgtctgtctgtctgtttgaaaaggctaatcttgggaacggctgaaccgattttgacgggattttcacagacaagtagagaattgaacAGGaagttacataggctacttttttaaccgactttcaaaaagggaattgtgtttttctacctacagttgtggtcatataattaagaacgattatttaaagatcattatttttttaataaactagtaTAACTCAATGcatgtattatttttcatatctcttggtatcacaaaacttttccatattattagtgtattcatttatatacattattatttaattaattaacagatacatttattacattagatCTGAATCTTGTGCTACTACTGACTGGCTGGTCATATAATTAAGAACGCTGAActgttcatttttttattcaagtttaaaTAGAGAACCTCAGTGGTTAAGTCTCTTTTCGTATAATTTTTGGCGCCATTTAATGCTGTAAAAGTATTAAacttgattattttataaaaataatgggtACAAGTAAAACTTGTGATAAATCTACAAATGAAGTCATAACAAAACATTGTGAGAAGAATTAGTCACATAAAAAGATAGCTGATTATTTCCAATGCTCGAAAACAATGGTTTTCAATTCTATGAAGCATTTTAACACGTATGAAACGACGTCAAATATTTCGCGCGTACCTAAATTGAGAAAGAAATTTCGTTGAGATGATACGAATATCGTTCCAAAATCTTCTCAAAGGATCTAGCGAGCTAAGAAAAGAATATTTTGGTGAAAACAACCCTTCAGCGATCTCGTCACGCACTATTCAAAGGCGTTTGGTAGAAAAGAAGTTGTATGGAAGGAAAACAAGGAAGGTAACCATGTTGAAACGTTGTCATAGGTAAGCCCGTCTTACATTTGCAAAGACGTATGAAAACCTGGACTGTCAGACAAtgaaaaaatgatattttttctgatgaaacaaaaataaacagagTAAATTCAGATGGAAAATGATACGTACGTTGACCTCCGAATAAAGCATTTGACTCCAAGTACACAAAACTGACATTAAAGCATGACGAAGAAAACACGAAAATTTACGGGTGCTTTTCTGGGCATAGAGTTGGACTTGTTAGTCTGATACCTAAGCATGGATCAATTCCAATACAAAATCATACTGGAAGAAACAATGTTACCGTATGCTGATGAAGTGCTTTCAGCTATTTGGATATTCCAGAACGACAATGATCCGAATTTCGAAGCCTACACCGTTGAGAAATTCTGCATAACACAGTCAGTTTCTGTCTTAGACTAGCCAGCTAACGTCCAGATCtaaattcaattgaaaatatttacaGTGTAGCAATTTTAAGAGCATTACGATGTTTATTTGGAATAATGGAGCTCTATTTCTCttgaaaaatgtcaaaaattgaTAGAGTTAATGCCTCGCCGCTGAAAGGcagtaatttaaaactatggACATGCCACTAACcatcaattttagtttaaaaggatTATTTTTCATGTTTATGTAATCTATTTAACTTAAGTTTCATCTATAGTAATTCTCAAACCAGTTTAATATTCGTTCTTAATTATTTGTCCAGCTACATCTGTGTTTGAATTCGTTACTATTGGAAGTAAAtgagatttattaaaaaatatttggcgATTTCATATCTCCTATTCGTAATCCAGTTTGCCGATTTATGTGGCTAAGTCAAAACATAATTAACTACTTCTAAGAAGGAACACAGAGCTACATAAAACATGATATTGATAAAGAAAGACTGGGACTACAaatcgttcttaattatatgaccaccactgtatgtacaccgaaatctccgagatttctgaaccgatttgcgtcatttcttttttaatcgatagaggaactttgcgacattgtttcataaaaaatttggagtccaactcctcaatcctgatgctgcaggggatctgaccaatccacgcgggcgaagctgcgggcatcagctagtataaaataaaagtctctttttagctttttattagtttgacttGTTTGTATGTTGTCATTTCcaggtcgaaattgttaaataataTCTCGGCTACTTCCAACTATCCCATTGAGTTGAACAAATAGATGATGATCACTGAGCGTGGGTGACGACGGAGATGAGAGGAGactcaaacttataatattttattttcttaagtttcaatttaaaaaaaaaattaaaaccattttTGACTTTTAACTTTACTCTATCACTAGTACAGGGTGTTATTTTGAAGTGGTTAGGAGGCAGAAatttaaactattaaaataGCAAAATTTGCTCAGAGGAACCATGGAGTTGATTTATAGAAAGTTATAAATGcacccatttttttttaaataacttgaatatgaataaaaaatatttatatttaccgTAGCAAGCGAAGGTGCTGGTAAACGCTATTCGTACGAAGCCTTTCGctctaaaataaacataattatgtatatattcttatcaaattatacctacctataaataacgaaaaattaaattatattatggcGCACGCATTAAGCATGGTGAAAACGATAAGTGTCAgtaactataatatattttcggTATATACTAATTTGAgattgagtttgagtttgtaCGTACTTAGGCTAATAAAACTCCCTACTAAAACTATGCtatattctataatatttaacctactatacctactattgcGTAGGTAGGTTATTTGATTGGTTGCGAATGCGATTGTGTACAGTGCGTGCAAAATAAGTAGtacaatctgaagttgcaatatTGCGGCTTGCGCAGGCTAAGGGTATTTATCACTAATACCTCTCTGCCTGGCTGAGAACACTCATTGCGCACAATGCACTATCATACGCCTTGTATTGCGATTGGATTGTCTTGTGCGCTTGTGGCgatataggtatctacctacttagttatagGTTATTTTCTTTACCTTATAGTTGAGGCCGTCGAATTTCAACCGATAGGTAGTTTAGGTTAGCTACGTAAATTATATCTTTGTGAAAAGTGTTATCCATTAGCAAAaaatactatacttacttatctgAAAATGGTTCATTCCACTTTTGCTGTACACAAATATAACTATTTAACAGTGAAATCACTGAGACTCACCGAGAAAAAGTTTTGCTATTCCAACGGTTTTCCAATTGACAATTCCAACCACCAGCAAAGTCAAACAATGGCggcaaacaaataataaaaatacctatgtcCGCCGACGACCGAccatcacttttttttttaaatattttacggcCCTAGATACGAATATAATCactataccttttttttttttttttctctctcgtctggcttcacaaagattagccaatgtcaagtttgtagttatttgtaacaagttagggaaactaccTATACAAgttggaccccgtctgtgccggcactcgccgacacacacgcggcacccccttaaagcgctttccactcagttaaaaaaaaaacactccaaaaaggcagagcacgcccgccagccaacaccaataTAGATGAAGTCCCAATCACTACAGATCGTTCACTGTAACTTGTTCTCTGACgttatgttggcaccattgcataTCACACAATAATGAACTCTAAGTTccaaaaaaataaagcaaacaaagcaatggtgccaacatgccGACAGGGGCCAAGTTATAGTGAACGGTCATGGAACGGTCAGTACCTGTACCACAAATTATATCATTTCGGAACGTAGACAATAAACTCCAAAATTGAATAGTCTGTCATCATTACTACCAACATAAACccaaactacaaacttgacattagcttatctgtgtaaagccagacgagagagagaaaaaaaagcatAGTGGTCTGTGGTTAGTGGTTACTGGTTCTGATATCATTCTGTGATTCTGATCCGAAATGACGGGCGGGGGATCTGGTGAATGGTTGTGTTTTATGGATTGTATAGAAGGGATTTATCTAAtcgaaatattatgaaaaatacgGAGTAGTGTAATGTCGCGATAACGCATGGTACTGAATTATTCACGTACGCGTACCTCGCCCGCCTTCGGCCTTCTGGCATTTCACGTTTTATCATTTCGTTGTTACGGTCGCATCGTAGCGCACGGCTTCCAACACTTAAAACCAGTCGATATTATGTGGCCGGAACGCGAGAACGGcataacaattttacaattatgaTCCCTATGGTGTACACAGTGTATGGTTTtgctatattttttatgatcgcgtggatctgtctgtggctAATTCACATAATGGCCCTGTCGTACTCGAAGTGGAAACTGCACCGCACCGTGGATCGCTCGCCGCCGGAGCAGCCGTACCCTGGCGTATCGGTGCTGAAGCCGCTCACCGGCGTCGACCCCAACCTGTTCTCGAATCTGGAGACGTTCTTCACGATGAACTACCCGACCTACGAGCTGCTGTTCTGCGTGGAGAACGAGCACGACCCGGCCGTGATGCTCGTCAACAGCCTCATGCAGAAGCATCCGCAGGTGGCGGCGCGCCTGTTCGCGGGCGGCCTGTGCGTCGGCGTCAACCCCAAGATCAACAACATGCAGCCCGCGTACCTGGAGGCGCGCCACCCGCTGGTGCTGGTGAGCGACGCGGGCATCCGCATGCGCGAGGACACGCTGCTCGACATGGTGCAGCACATGGCGCCC
The window above is part of the Maniola jurtina chromosome 5, ilManJurt1.1, whole genome shotgun sequence genome. Proteins encoded here:
- the LOC123865196 gene encoding uncharacterized protein LOC123865196 — protein: MAHVYKEVDMSRVSKTPKLQSDSEMSERTRHLPFSQPNPSSLNSGNLNSQSKLTDENVNNDPSTKKSDIVKLLVQEALDYKRSRLVENTRERGSVLKDVTIRSRQFGIREFIRKPTLVRDFTTTDDSNTAFIENTPSPAVDDNRTKYRKPTVSLKEKDKTKKERKDKLPSVDEKESELSLKNRTRILPGKKSLTAEKIETPLNKSKRKLYSIKDDSLINIKTGIYVSETEEDNSVLPGEYKSLTSGATSYKALEKMRKIAAARHLRNRKSKETETATLFDLLKKTVDEEKVVLVDTTVIGKDALYNMSSSSEDSDEDFKRKKLVPRNKAKSVKAKNLKRGQTKSKPYSNPKHNLNGKPIARSEQVEKMPIPPEPIIDLVDERMREATAEALNTSLITKTRNEESKIDLEPLYKRPKMELVPHEKECEIVAAPTAKTTKKRTKNRSLHAKERKNISKNRLVKITDKNDDGETISPLPSLKIEVAQETENVDDSIVMLGKLVNKCVDDSNTSHVHNDEFCEATPNVRSDSKKNSTVIETEPVRNARSSSYDSNISKNKKLVVVLDRFDIHALKSISTVGTSPITAHGDVDEPPPQVEDIDRPIIRRSLDTEGFSEGALQFYNKLTNDLKVSTESCEKEGTESAENSYFKDIRKKPFVFKTPFVPIERLTQKELDIIHLAPSRHLVSDSPSKKERTNNTNTRRVCKSVISPISFSEIMSSKKSHSFEEEQWRPLKISELEKPSNQYDLRKLGKTYSTKDKSRSTRSSQVLTPNEDRAKKLDEKDILASGATQSGSSSVEDWFCQNERRAPTTAEDTRNEVLASVREKLNTTLYEMFLNTRNSMIKMQAQTKSDCERKEQKRKEEFRQLQSQVEQLQQTLAQVDRTSKEEHERCMENMETRTREILIEDFRSIRTFKHLLKADLEAAMRVR